The Littorina saxatilis isolate snail1 unplaced genomic scaffold, US_GU_Lsax_2.0 scaffold_3522, whole genome shotgun sequence region ggtgttgttgttgttgttgttgttgttgttgttgttgttgttgttgttgttgttgacaggaAATAATTGAGTTTTATCGACACTCTTCAGCTTTAATGTGTTGATGTTTCAGGTTCATGAGCGACTCTCAGGCTGCTATATTTGTCAGTATCTTGTTTTTCCTCCTGCCAGCCAAGAAACCGACCATCTTTTGCTGGCGTTACAGAGACGGTGAGTTGAAAGAACGTTACAGAGACGGTGAGTTCAAAGAACGTTACAGAGACGGTGAGTTGAAAGAACGTTACAGAGACGGTGAGTTCAAAGAACGTTACAGAGACGGTGAGTTGAAAGAACGTTACAGAGACGGTGAGTTGAAAGAACGTTACAGAGACGGTGAGTTGAAAGAACGTTACAGAGACGGTGAGTTGAAAGAACGTTACAGAGACGGTGAGTTGAAAGAACGTTACAGAGACGGTGAGTTGAAAGAACGTTACAGAGACGGTGAGTTGAAAGAACGTTACAGAGACGGTGAGTTGAAAGAACGTTACAGAGACGGTGAGTTCAAAGAACGTTACAGAGACGGTGAGTTGAAAGAACGTTACAGAGACGGTGAGTTCAGAGAACGTTACAGAGACGGTGAGTTGAAAGAACGTTACAGAGACGGTGAGTTGAAAGAACGTTACAGAGACGGTGAGTTCAAAGAACGTTACAGAGACGGTGAGTTCAAAGAACGTTACAGAGACGGTGAGTTCAGAGAACGTTACAGAGACGGTGAGTTCAAAGAACGTTACAGAGACGGTGAGTTGAAAGAACGTTACAGGGACGGTGAGTTCAAAGAACGTTACAGAGACGGTGAGTTGAAAGAACGTTACAGAGACGGTGAGTTCAGAGAACGTTACAGAGACGGTGAGTTCAAAGAACGTTACAGAGACGGTGAGTTGAAAGAACGTTACAGAGACGGTGAGTTGAAAGAACGTTACAGAGACGGTGAGTTCAGAGAACGTTACAGAGACGGTGAGTTCAGAGAACGTTACAGAGACGGTGAGTTCAAAGAACGTTACAGAGACGGTGAGTTCAGAGAACGTTACAGAGACGGTGAGTTCAAAGAACGTTACAGAGACGGTGAGTTCAAAGAACGTTACAGAGACGGTGAGTTGAAAGAACGTTACAGAGACGGTGAGTTGAAAGAACGTTACAGAGACGGTGAGTTCAGAGAACGTTACAGAGACGGTGAGTTGAAAGAACGTTACAGAGACGGTGAGTTCAAAGAACGTTACAGAGACGGTGAGTTGAAAGAACGTTACAGAGACGGTGAGTTCAAAGAACGTTACAGAGACGGTGAGTTGAAAGAACGTTACAGAGACGGTGAGTTCAAAGAACGTTACAGAGACGGTGAGTTCAAAGAACGTTACAGAGACGGTGAGTTCAAAGAACGTTACAGAGACGGTGAGTTCAAAGAACGTTACAGAGACGGTGAGTTCAAAGAAAAAAGTGCTTTCACGGATTTCCAAACTTCTCTTAAATTTCCGAATGATATACGTTATTTTTACTTTTGACCAAAATACGACAGCTTTAAGCCTGTCCtcaattgagcccgaagtcgacttcgcgaagacttgtttttaccgaaaactcagtgctaaagcttagtgcggccagcttcgcgaagtctttttaccgaaaactcagtgctaaagcttagtgcggccagcttcgcgaagtctttttaccgaaaactcagtgctaaagcttagtgcggccagcttcgcgaagactttttaccgaaaactcagtgctaaagcttagTGCGGCCAGCCTCGCGAAGTCTtgtttttaccgaaaactcagtgctaaagcttagTGCGGCCAGATTCGCGAAGTATAAATTAAGAACATGCTTtgcacagatcgagacagtcagtgttctctGGAACCGCGTTCGAGGTGAACAATACCAGTCGAGATCCCTATAtacaatgtcatattttggtcaaaaatacaaataacatttatgaaTTGATCGAAGCTTTAGTGATATAACTCATTTGATATCTAACGACTGAACGCACCCAAACAcgcactcttttgtagtctcggccagCCGCCAAGAATTGAATTTAAGTTGACTTCTGACGTTACATGGCTCAAAGAACGGGAATCCAGTGCTCGATAATTCATTTtactttgtcatcatttttactagttttcattcataaccagctgggtAACAAAAAACGATGTTCCAAATCGAGGTaatgaatgggtttgagctccaggagaaacgtggattgtcaaactaaaagccaatcaggctgtttATTTTATATGTGGAAACATCGTGGCTTATTATAACAATACCAATCATCAACATAGAAAGTACATGAACATGATAGTGCCAGCCCATTCACAGTGTATAGTCTACGAGAATTGTCACATTTGTACAACCCCTTACTTAGTTATGCTCCTTGTTTTGCAGGAATTCGACAGAAAGCTAACTACACCCCTCTCCTCACATGGCAAGTGGCACAGGCCAAGATGCCATGGGGAATTATTATATTGTTGGGAGGTGGATTCGCCCTCGCAAAGGGGTGCAGGGTGAGTGATAGAAAAGCACTTTAGTTGTGGCTTGCTAACACATGCCTGCATTTGGATTCAGTTACAATTACCGTTAACTGGGACACAGGCGAGAGGTTTTCTGTATACTTCAGTCTCTGTTACATGTAATCGAAAGTGggctttttttggtgtgtttttacatttagtcaagttttgactaaatgttttaacgtggaggggggaatcgagatgagggtcgtggtgtgtgtgtgtatgtgtgtgtagagcgattcagagaaaactactggaccgatcttcatgaaacttgacatgaaagatcctgagtatggcatCCCCAGAtttattttccattttttgaataaatgtctgatgacgtcatatccggtttttcgtgaaagttgagccggcactgtcacgctctcatttttcaaccaaattataacattttttttaaaccgccCGGCACTACAAGGCATTTATTAtcgtttttataaggacattaaAATGTTATAGCATTTGAGTCTTGACTTGCGATTTATTTATATTAATGAgcaccacacaaaaaaacccttgccccccacccccccaccccccaaaaaaaaagtatactgtgttttataaactgAACAGAAAAAGCGCGCATGATTCAAAGTAATACACTAACAAAATATGGCATTGACGGGGCTCGAACCATCGACTTCAAAGACCGCGCCGCAGTCCTATCCACTGAGCTATGCGGACATCCGTCAAAATCGAACTAGGCTAACTAGCACGTCTATTTTGTGAGATACAGGACTCACGGCAGTCGTTGTGTGAGTTAAGTCAGTTTGACCTTCGCTTACCCCGCTTGGCGTGCAATGCACGGAGTTCTACCGACCtcatttaacaaacaaacaaaaaatgtggCGATTTCTCACGTAGGCACTTCCCGCTTATACGCCAATGAAGAAACCATTTTGATATGTGATgactgtatacacacacacacacacacactcacacacacatacaccactaccctcatctcgattccccctctatgttaaaacatttagtcaaaacttgactaaatgaaaaAAGGGCCACCACTGGCTCCTCCACGAGGCTATACCCTTGTGTTCTACATTTAATAtcgtagaagaagaaaaaaatcacttgAGAAGAACGGTGTACATTTGTTCTATGTTGACGAATCATATATAAAGGCACGTTTCTCTTTGTACGAAATCCGAACAAGGACGATCTGAATCGGAGATGATCTGCAACTGACAATTTGAGACAAGTACTGTTCTGAACAGAATATTCCCCATTATGCACGACGTTTTACATCCGGAACGTGCCATCTCTGTAATTCGATCTTTCCGTCAGGAATGTCGCAGAATGAATACCTGTCTGTTAACAGGTATCCCTTAGAGACTGCATGAATTGTTTTTGTCTCTTTTTCTTATAGGTC contains the following coding sequences:
- the LOC138957346 gene encoding RNA-binding protein 25-like → RDGEFKERYRDGELKERYRDGEFRERYRDGEFKERYRDGELKERYRDGELKERYRDGEFRERYRDGEFRERYRDGEFKERYRDGEFRERYRDGEFKERYRDGEFKERYRDGELKERYRDGELKERYRDGEFRERYRDGELKERYRDGEFKERYRDGELKERYRDGEFKERYRDGELKERYRDGEFKERYRDGEFKERYRDGEFKERYRDGEFKERYRDAG